A genomic stretch from Streptococcus oralis includes:
- a CDS encoding ABC transporter ATP-binding protein: MENKKVSVWKQCKPYMAGLQLPLLIAVVAAVISSIITVYGPTKIKEITNLISDGLMTGIDLEAVSSIASFLVILYVFGAILNYTQAYIFSTSIQHFSKRLRTAIAEKINRLPLGYFDRHSQGDTLSRVTNDVDTAAQSLNQSLGTVLSASFLLIAVLITMFGMNWILALVTVVSTLVGFAAVSIIMAKSQGYFKAQQNNLAAVNGYVEEMYSGHNVVTSYNAVDTSKARFAGLNQDLHDSIWKSQFISGIMMPAMFFVGNFSYVLVIIVGAALALEGHITIGIIVAFMVYVRTFSQPLSQIAQGITSLQQASAAMTRVLEFLAEAEMQDESHKERQLSNMKGEVVFDHVSFGYTPERTIIHDFSATAHAGQKVAIVGPTGAGKTTIVNLLMKFYEIDKGSIRIDGVDTKDMKRSEVHDAFSMVLQDTWLFEGTIRENLIYNQTDISDERMIEASKAVGIHHFIMTLPDGYDTVLDDTVTLSVGQKQLLTIARALLKDAPLLILDEATSSVDTRTEELIQKAMDRLMEGRTSFVIAHRLSTIRNADLILVMKDGNIIEQGNHEELMAQGGFYADLYNSQFTEDEAEE; encoded by the coding sequence TCCTAATAGCAGTTGTGGCTGCAGTTATTTCAAGTATCATTACTGTTTATGGTCCAACTAAGATTAAAGAAATCACTAACTTGATTTCAGATGGTTTGATGACAGGAATTGATTTAGAGGCTGTTTCAAGTATTGCTAGCTTTTTAGTGATTCTCTATGTATTTGGCGCCATCCTTAATTATACCCAGGCCTATATCTTTTCAACGAGTATTCAGCATTTTTCAAAACGCTTGCGGACAGCAATCGCTGAAAAGATTAATCGTTTGCCACTTGGCTATTTTGATCGTCATTCACAAGGAGACACCCTTTCGCGCGTGACCAATGATGTGGATACGGCAGCGCAATCTCTCAACCAAAGTCTAGGGACAGTTCTTTCAGCTAGTTTCTTGTTGATTGCTGTTTTGATTACCATGTTTGGCATGAACTGGATTTTGGCATTGGTAACCGTTGTATCAACCCTTGTTGGTTTTGCGGCGGTTTCCATAATCATGGCCAAGTCACAGGGTTATTTTAAAGCCCAACAAAATAATCTAGCGGCCGTCAATGGTTATGTGGAAGAGATGTACTCTGGCCATAATGTAGTGACCAGCTACAACGCAGTGGACACCTCCAAAGCGAGATTTGCAGGTTTAAACCAAGACTTGCATGATAGTATCTGGAAATCTCAGTTTATCTCTGGTATCATGATGCCAGCCATGTTCTTTGTTGGGAACTTTAGTTATGTCTTAGTCATCATCGTTGGGGCCGCGCTGGCGTTAGAAGGACATATCACTATAGGGATTATTGTAGCCTTTATGGTTTACGTACGGACCTTCTCCCAACCTCTGTCACAGATTGCTCAAGGGATTACGAGCTTGCAACAAGCGAGTGCAGCCATGACTCGTGTATTAGAATTTCTAGCTGAAGCAGAGATGCAAGATGAATCTCACAAGGAAAGACAATTGAGCAACATGAAAGGGGAAGTAGTCTTTGATCACGTGTCCTTTGGCTATACACCAGAGCGCACCATCATCCATGATTTTTCTGCGACAGCTCATGCAGGTCAGAAGGTCGCTATCGTTGGACCGACTGGGGCTGGTAAGACAACCATTGTCAATCTTTTGATGAAGTTTTATGAGATTGATAAGGGAAGTATCCGCATCGACGGTGTGGATACCAAGGACATGAAGCGTTCGGAAGTACACGATGCATTTTCAATGGTCTTGCAGGACACTTGGCTCTTTGAAGGAACGATTCGAGAGAACTTGATCTATAATCAGACAGACATCAGTGATGAACGTATGATTGAAGCGTCCAAAGCAGTAGGAATCCACCACTTTATCATGACTTTGCCAGACGGCTACGACACTGTTTTGGATGACACCGTAACCTTGTCTGTTGGACAAAAACAACTTTTGACCATTGCTCGTGCCCTTCTCAAAGATGCACCGCTCTTGATTTTGGATGAAGCGACATCCTCAGTCGACACACGTACAGAGGAGTTGATTCAAAAAGCCATGGACCGTTTGATGGAGGGTAGAACTTCCTTTGTCATCGCCCACCGCTTGTCAACTATTCGTAATGCCGACTTGATTCTTGTCATGAAAGATGGCAATATCATCGAACAGGGCAACCATGAGGAACTGATGGCACAAGGTGGCTTCTATGCTGACTTGTACAATAGTCAGTTTACAGAAGACGAAGCAGAAGAATAA
- a CDS encoding DUF2200 domain-containing protein produces the protein MSQKLYNMKFAAVYSALIAKVERKGGKAESVHQVTSWLTGYEVSDVLACLDRDVTYGDFFRQAPYYVPERIAITGKICGVRIEEIDDPLMQEIRRLDKLVDWLAKGKTSQQVLEKYEKHK, from the coding sequence ATGAGTCAGAAATTATACAATATGAAATTTGCTGCTGTCTACTCAGCCTTGATTGCAAAAGTTGAGCGAAAGGGTGGAAAGGCAGAGTCAGTTCACCAAGTGACCAGTTGGTTGACAGGGTATGAAGTGAGTGACGTTCTTGCTTGTCTGGATAGGGATGTTACCTACGGAGATTTTTTTCGCCAAGCACCTTATTATGTCCCTGAACGAATTGCGATTACAGGGAAGATTTGCGGTGTCCGTATTGAGGAAATTGATGACCCTCTGATGCAGGAAATACGTCGGTTGGACAAACTAGTGGATTGGCTTGCCAAGGGGAAAACATCTCAACAAGTTCTAGAAAAATATGAGAAACATAAATGA
- a CDS encoding phosphatase PAP2 family protein, which yields MKNYQEWYQNISSRLTGHPTLLFLLRSFNRLMTVAMPLVYLTLLVTTYLQLGLGKQVGIYLLVPASGFVILSLFRKKINHPRPYETWDISSLLDKDSSGQSMPSRHVFSATIISMACLHASLPVGLACLLFSALLGLVRVLGGVHYPKDVLVGYACGLVWGFLFFLF from the coding sequence ATGAAAAATTATCAAGAATGGTATCAAAATATCAGCTCCAGACTCACCGGCCATCCCACTCTTTTATTTCTGTTACGCAGTTTCAATCGTTTGATGACAGTCGCTATGCCTCTGGTCTATTTGACCTTACTAGTCACCACTTATCTGCAATTAGGACTTGGGAAGCAAGTTGGGATCTATTTGCTTGTCCCTGCATCAGGTTTTGTGATCTTGTCCCTGTTTCGTAAGAAAATCAATCACCCGCGCCCCTACGAAACTTGGGATATCAGTTCCTTGCTTGACAAGGATAGTTCGGGTCAGTCTATGCCTAGTCGTCATGTTTTTTCGGCAACTATCATCTCCATGGCCTGTCTGCATGCCAGTCTACCTGTTGGCTTGGCATGCTTGCTCTTCTCAGCTTTGCTGGGCTTGGTGAGGGTTTTAGGAGGTGTTCATTATCCCAAGGATGTCTTGGTTGGCTATGCTTGTGGTCTGGTGTGGGGGTTTCTTTTCTTCCTATTCTGA
- a CDS encoding LytTR family DNA-binding domain-containing protein, which translates to MKLRIEIDGNLEETEIVIKTPTLTDEIADLQRLLEESKAPRLTFYKGTGEYYLDLSEILFFETEGSKIYAHNQKEAYEVRLKLYELESILPRYFSRVSKSTIANIRQIYSVDKSFSGTGTISFYNTHKEVHVSRHYQSLLKENLRNMR; encoded by the coding sequence ATGAAGTTACGAATTGAGATTGACGGCAATTTAGAGGAAACTGAAATTGTCATCAAGACCCCCACTTTGACAGATGAAATTGCAGACTTGCAACGACTCTTGGAAGAGTCAAAGGCTCCGAGGTTGACTTTTTACAAGGGGACAGGTGAATATTATCTAGACCTGTCAGAAATTCTCTTCTTTGAAACAGAAGGGAGCAAGATCTACGCTCATAATCAGAAGGAAGCCTATGAAGTACGTCTCAAACTTTATGAGTTGGAGTCCATCTTGCCTCGCTATTTTAGTCGAGTGTCCAAGTCAACTATCGCAAACATCCGTCAGATTTACTCAGTGGACAAGTCCTTTTCAGGAACGGGCACCATTTCCTTTTATAATACGCACAAGGAGGTTCATGTCTCACGGCATTACCAATCCCTCCTAAAAGAAAATCTAAGAAACATGAGGTAA
- a CDS encoding LiaF transmembrane domain-containing protein, which yields MKKKAFGIVLLVLAAWILLQGNFGIPSLDGKIWPLLGIVFFAYQSVEALLSRHLTSAVFTALVALMIANHFYNILPIPNQSLFWASILAVLGVGYLTHSSKFWYGKKWWYNGERTVITDKEVAFGSGTFYTQDQDLVADQVEVAFGDAKIYYDNAEILGDFATLNIEVAFGNATVYVPQHWRVDLKVETSFGAAKADAPVAPTNKTLIIRGEVAFGKLGVVYVK from the coding sequence ATGAAAAAGAAAGCATTTGGTATTGTTTTATTGGTTTTAGCAGCTTGGATCTTGCTGCAAGGGAATTTTGGCATTCCTTCTTTGGATGGAAAAATATGGCCTTTGCTTGGTATCGTATTTTTTGCCTACCAATCAGTTGAGGCTTTGCTTAGTCGTCACCTGACTTCGGCAGTTTTTACCGCTCTAGTAGCCTTAATGATTGCGAATCATTTTTATAACATTTTGCCAATCCCAAACCAGTCTTTGTTTTGGGCTAGTATCCTAGCAGTGCTAGGTGTTGGCTATCTCACTCACTCAAGTAAGTTTTGGTATGGCAAAAAATGGTGGTACAACGGTGAGCGAACAGTTATCACGGATAAGGAAGTCGCTTTTGGTAGTGGAACCTTCTATACGCAGGATCAAGATCTTGTAGCCGACCAAGTGGAAGTCGCTTTTGGCGATGCTAAAATCTATTATGATAATGCAGAGATATTAGGTGATTTCGCGACTTTAAATATCGAAGTGGCCTTTGGTAATGCAACTGTCTATGTTCCGCAACACTGGCGTGTCGATTTGAAAGTAGAAACATCCTTTGGTGCAGCTAAGGCAGATGCTCCTGTAGCGCCAACAAACAAAACCTTGATTATCCGTGGGGAAGTCGCTTTTGGTAAACTTGGAGTTGTTTACGTCAAATAA
- the rpmB gene encoding 50S ribosomal protein L28, producing MAKVCYFTGRKTVSGNNRSHAMNQTKRAVKPNLQKVTVLIDGKPKKVWASARALKSGKVERV from the coding sequence ATGGCTAAAGTATGTTACTTTACAGGTCGTAAGACTGTATCAGGAAACAACCGTTCACACGCGATGAACCAAACAAAACGTGCCGTAAAACCAAACCTTCAAAAAGTTACTGTTCTTATCGATGGTAAACCTAAAAAAGTTTGGGCTTCAGCTCGTGCTTTGAAATCAGGTAAAGTTGAACGCGTTTAA
- a CDS encoding Asp23/Gls24 family envelope stress response protein, giving the protein MTVKINTKDGQIELTDEVIATVVGGAATEIFGVVGMASKNTLKDNFQALLGKENYAKGVVVKAAEDGSIAVDVYTVLSYGTKISEVSKNIQGSVRFSLENQLGITAQTVNVYIQNIKVVGE; this is encoded by the coding sequence ATGACTGTAAAAATTAATACAAAAGATGGTCAAATCGAACTGACAGATGAAGTGATTGCAACCGTTGTAGGTGGTGCAGCAACTGAGATTTTTGGTGTGGTCGGTATGGCTAGCAAAAATACCCTCAAAGATAATTTCCAAGCCCTTCTTGGTAAGGAAAATTATGCAAAAGGTGTTGTCGTGAAGGCAGCCGAGGATGGCAGCATTGCAGTTGATGTTTATACCGTGTTGAGCTACGGAACAAAGATTAGTGAAGTCTCAAAAAACATCCAAGGGAGCGTTCGTTTTAGCTTGGAAAACCAACTAGGAATTACTGCTCAGACTGTGAATGTCTACATTCAAAATATCAAAGTTGTAGGAGAATAA
- a CDS encoding DAK2 domain-containing protein: MSKITTSLFQEMVQAASTRLNKQAEYVNSLNVFPVPDGDTGTNMGMTIENGAKEVADKPASTVGEVASILAKGLLMGARGNSGVITSQLFRGFSQAIKDKDELTGQDLALAFQSGVEVAYKAVMKPVEGTILTVSRGAAIGAKKKAEQTDDAVEVMRAALEGAKTALAKTPDMLPVLKEVGVVDSGGQGLVFIYEGFLSALTGEYSASEDFVATPANMGEMINAEHHKSVAGHVATEDITFGYCTEIMVALKQGPTYSKDFDYDEFRNYLNDLGDSLLVVNDDEIVKVHVHTEDPGLVMQEGLKYGSLVKVKVDNMRNQHEAQVEKEAQISKPAEEKEYALIAVVAGQGLADIFRAQGVDYVIEGGQTMNPSTEDFIKAVEQVNARNIIFLPNNKNIFMAAQSAAEVLDQPAVVVEARTLPQGLTSLLAFDPSKSIEENKERMTAALGEVVSGSVTTAVRDTTIDGLEIHENDNLGMVDGKILVSNPDMHQTLTETLKHMLNEDSEIVTFYIGEDGSEELANQIAQEITEEFEDVEVEIHQGQQPVYPYLFSVE; encoded by the coding sequence GTGTCAAAAATTACTACCAGCTTATTTCAAGAGATGGTGCAGGCTGCATCAACTCGTTTGAATAAGCAAGCAGAATATGTCAATTCATTAAACGTCTTTCCAGTTCCAGATGGAGATACTGGGACAAACATGGGGATGACCATCGAAAATGGTGCCAAAGAAGTAGCAGATAAGCCGGCTTCTACAGTTGGAGAAGTGGCGAGCATTCTTGCTAAGGGGCTCTTGATGGGTGCGCGTGGAAACTCAGGAGTTATCACGTCTCAACTTTTTCGTGGCTTCTCTCAAGCGATCAAAGATAAAGACGAGTTAACAGGTCAAGACTTGGCTCTTGCTTTCCAATCTGGTGTCGAGGTAGCCTACAAGGCTGTTATGAAACCAGTCGAAGGAACTATTTTGACAGTTTCTCGTGGTGCTGCCATTGGTGCCAAGAAAAAAGCGGAACAGACAGATGATGCTGTTGAGGTCATGCGTGCAGCCTTGGAAGGAGCTAAAACAGCTCTTGCCAAAACACCAGACATGCTTCCAGTTTTGAAAGAAGTTGGTGTTGTGGACTCAGGTGGTCAAGGTTTGGTCTTCATCTACGAAGGTTTCCTATCAGCTCTTACTGGTGAATACAGTGCGTCTGAGGACTTTGTAGCAACTCCAGCTAATATGGGTGAAATGATCAATGCTGAACACCACAAGTCAGTAGCTGGACATGTGGCAACTGAGGATATTACCTTCGGTTACTGTACAGAGATCATGGTAGCTCTCAAACAAGGTCCAACTTATTCTAAGGACTTTGACTACGATGAATTCCGTAACTACTTGAATGACCTAGGGGATTCTCTTCTTGTCGTCAACGATGATGAAATCGTCAAAGTCCACGTCCATACAGAAGATCCAGGTCTTGTTATGCAAGAAGGCCTTAAATATGGTAGCTTGGTCAAGGTTAAAGTAGATAATATGCGCAACCAACACGAAGCTCAAGTAGAAAAAGAAGCTCAAATCAGCAAGCCAGCTGAAGAGAAGGAATACGCCCTTATCGCAGTAGTAGCAGGTCAAGGCTTGGCAGATATCTTCCGTGCCCAAGGTGTGGACTATGTCATCGAAGGTGGACAAACCATGAACCCTTCGACAGAAGACTTTATCAAGGCTGTTGAGCAAGTCAATGCTCGCAACATCATCTTCTTGCCAAACAACAAAAATATCTTCATGGCGGCCCAATCTGCTGCAGAGGTATTGGATCAACCAGCTGTTGTGGTAGAAGCTCGTACCCTTCCTCAAGGATTGACTAGTCTTCTTGCCTTTGATCCAAGCAAGTCTATCGAAGAAAACAAAGAACGTATGACTGCAGCTCTTGGTGAAGTGGTCAGCGGTAGTGTAACAACAGCCGTTCGTGACACGACTATCGATGGTTTGGAAATTCACGAAAATGACAATCTTGGTATGGTAGATGGGAAAATCCTCGTGTCAAACCCTGACATGCATCAAACCTTGACAGAAACATTGAAACATATGTTGAACGAAGATAGTGAAATCGTAACCTTCTATATTGGTGAAGATGGAAGTGAAGAATTGGCTAACCAAATCGCCCAAGAAATCACAGAAGAATTCGAAGATGTAGAAGTAGAAATCCACCAAGGACAACAACCTGTATATCCATATCTTTTCAGTGTAGAATAA